In Candidatus Nealsonbacteria bacterium DGGOD1a, one DNA window encodes the following:
- a CDS encoding cation-translocating P-type ATPase produces MENNLKDIKGLSSREVEERLKTDGYNEIPAQGKRGFFAIFVEVLKEPMLLILVAAGAIYFFLGEPRDALMLSVFVVFIVGITFYQQRKTERALESLRDLSSPRALVIRDGAPRRIAGREVVVGDILVLREGDRVAADSAVLESVNLMVDESLLTGESLAVAKSIWDGKEDAAAHRPGGDSQPFIYSGTLITRGHGLARALAIGAATEMGKIGKSLQGIKEGETLLSKETGRLARIFGIIGLSLCFLAVVFRYLSSNELLQSILYGLTIGMSMLPEEFPVVMLVFLALGAWRISKRKVLTRNASAIEALGAANILCVDKTGTLTLNQMRLQQLSSGVANIDLAEYESGEKDLPDHFKKLLEYAMLASQSDPFDPLEKEIKRTGDSFLFSVNRLQESWKLVKEYPFAGNLLALSHVWEPGDGDRYVVAAKGAPESIIDLCHLSAAKKAAVEERMKPLLEKGLRLIAVAAASAEKTKLPDCGQHDFDFEFVGLLGFCDPIRPSAARAIKECYDAGIRVCMITGDYPGTAQHAARAVGLKNPDEYLTGDDLGSFSHEQLHKRLKTVNIFARVAPEQKMLIINAFKEGGVVIAMTGDGVNDAPALKSANVGIAMAERGTDVAREAADLVLLNDDFASIVAAVRMGRMVFDNIKKAISYIFAVHIPIAGMSFLPVALGMPVVFYPAHIAFLELVIDPACSVAFEAEPEDENVMSRPPRKLDEPLFGRKEILRSLMQGLGVLAAVFLVFLFAIWSGRSEGQTRALAFLTIVIANLSLIIANLSSGNPFKVFANGNKAFRFIFLATLITLTLVLCVPALRSIFHFDPIAASDIIPAIAAGVLGAFWLAPLKIFFKRKS; encoded by the coding sequence ATGGAAAATAATTTGAAAGATATAAAAGGGTTGTCTTCCCGGGAAGTTGAGGAAAGATTGAAAACCGATGGTTATAATGAAATACCGGCGCAGGGGAAGCGCGGATTTTTTGCGATATTCGTTGAGGTTTTGAAAGAGCCGATGCTTTTGATTTTGGTGGCCGCGGGAGCGATCTATTTCTTTTTGGGCGAGCCGCGGGACGCATTGATGCTTTCCGTTTTTGTGGTGTTTATCGTGGGGATAACTTTTTACCAGCAGCGCAAAACCGAGCGCGCTTTGGAGTCGTTGCGCGATCTTTCCAGTCCGCGCGCGCTGGTGATTCGCGACGGGGCGCCGCGCCGCATTGCCGGAAGAGAAGTGGTGGTCGGCGATATTTTGGTTTTGCGCGAAGGCGACCGGGTGGCCGCCGATAGCGCGGTTTTGGAGTCGGTAAATCTGATGGTTGACGAGTCGTTGTTGACCGGAGAATCGCTGGCGGTGGCCAAATCAATTTGGGACGGCAAAGAAGATGCCGCGGCGCATCGCCCGGGGGGTGACAGCCAGCCGTTTATTTATTCGGGGACATTGATTACCCGCGGCCACGGCTTGGCGCGGGCGCTGGCGATCGGCGCGGCGACGGAAATGGGCAAGATCGGCAAATCGCTTCAGGGGATTAAAGAAGGGGAAACTCTTTTGAGCAAGGAAACCGGGCGTTTGGCCAGGATATTCGGGATTATCGGATTGTCATTGTGTTTTCTGGCGGTGGTATTCCGATATCTTTCCAGCAATGAACTGCTTCAAAGCATTTTGTATGGCTTGACCATCGGAATGTCGATGTTGCCCGAAGAATTTCCGGTGGTGATGCTGGTGTTTTTGGCGCTGGGCGCGTGGCGTATTTCCAAGCGCAAAGTTTTAACGCGCAACGCGTCCGCGATCGAAGCGCTGGGCGCGGCCAATATTTTGTGCGTTGATAAAACCGGCACATTGACGCTAAACCAAATGCGGTTGCAGCAGTTATCGTCGGGCGTTGCCAACATCGATCTTGCCGAATATGAGAGCGGCGAAAAAGATTTGCCCGACCATTTTAAAAAATTGCTGGAATACGCGATGCTGGCGAGCCAGTCGGACCCTTTTGATCCGCTGGAAAAAGAAATAAAAAGGACGGGAGATTCATTTCTGTTCTCGGTTAATCGTTTGCAAGAATCATGGAAGCTGGTTAAGGAATATCCGTTTGCCGGAAATCTTTTGGCGCTTTCCCATGTTTGGGAGCCGGGTGACGGCGATCGTTATGTGGTGGCGGCCAAGGGCGCGCCTGAATCAATTATCGATCTTTGCCATTTAAGCGCCGCCAAGAAGGCGGCGGTTGAAGAACGGATGAAGCCGCTGCTTGAAAAAGGATTGAGATTGATTGCCGTGGCGGCGGCGAGCGCGGAAAAAACAAAATTGCCGGATTGCGGCCAGCATGATTTTGATTTTGAGTTCGTGGGGTTGCTTGGATTTTGCGATCCGATCCGGCCGTCGGCGGCGCGCGCGATAAAAGAATGTTATGACGCGGGAATCCGCGTGTGTATGATCACCGGAGATTATCCGGGAACGGCGCAGCACGCGGCGCGCGCGGTCGGGCTTAAAAATCCGGATGAATATTTGACCGGCGACGATCTTGGCAGTTTCAGCCATGAACAGTTGCATAAGCGTTTGAAAACAGTGAATATTTTCGCGCGCGTGGCACCCGAACAAAAAATGCTGATCATCAACGCGTTTAAGGAAGGCGGAGTTGTTATCGCGATGACCGGGGACGGCGTGAACGACGCGCCGGCATTGAAATCCGCCAATGTGGGCATTGCCATGGCCGAGCGGGGAACCGATGTGGCGCGCGAAGCCGCGGATTTGGTTTTGTTAAACGATGATTTCGCGTCGATCGTGGCTGCGGTGCGGATGGGCCGGATGGTTTTCGACAACATTAAAAAAGCGATCAGCTATATTTTCGCCGTGCACATTCCAATCGCGGGAATGTCGTTTTTGCCCGTGGCGCTGGGAATGCCGGTGGTTTTTTATCCGGCGCATATCGCGTTTTTGGAATTGGTGATTGATCCGGCGTGTTCGGTGGCGTTTGAAGCCGAACCCGAAGATGAAAATGTAATGAGCCGGCCGCCGCGAAAATTGGACGAGCCGCTGTTCGGCAGAAAAGAGATTTTGAGAAGTTTGATGCAAGGCTTGGGAGTGTTGGCCGCGGTATTTTTGGTTTTTCTTTTCGCCATCTGGTCGGGCCGGAGCGAAGGGCAAACGCGCGCGCTGGCGTTTTTAACCATCGTTATCGCCAATTTGTCATTAATCATTGCCAATCTTTCTTCCGGCAATCCGTTCAAGGTTTTTGCCAATGGCAACAAAGCGTTTCGATTCATATTCCTCGCCACTTTAATCACGCTGACTTTGGTATTGTGCGTTCCGGCGTTGCGAAGCATTTTCCATTTTGATCCGATCGCCGCTTCCGATATTATTCCGGCAATCGCCGCCGGCGTTTTGGGCGCTTTCTGGTTGGCGCCGTTGAAAATATTTTTTAAACGAAAATCTTGA
- a CDS encoding Bro-N domain-containing protein, with protein sequence MNKEIITTKIAIFRKKEIRKIIHNNEWYFSVSDVIEALTDTVDVRDYIKKMRKRDVKLDDYWGTNCPLLGMIAKDGRKRKITSANTEGIFRIIQSIPSPKAEPFKRWLAKVGYERVREIEDPELATKRTRALYKLKGYSESWIEKRMRGIAIREELTDEWQKCGVKEQKEYEILTAEISKATFGMTPSEYKKLKGLKRQNLRDHMNDLELIFNMLGERVTTEISQQENPDTFVKNKKVAKRGGGIAGNARKQTERELGRPIISKENYLQKPEEKKRLK encoded by the coding sequence ATGAATAAAGAGATTATAACAACAAAAATAGCGATTTTCCGAAAAAAAGAGATACGCAAAATCATTCATAATAACGAGTGGTATTTTTCAGTTTCTGATGTAATCGAGGCATTAACCGATACTGTCGATGTCAGAGATTACATAAAAAAAATGAGAAAGCGTGATGTTAAGTTGGATGATTACTGGGGGACAAATTGTCCCCTGCTTGGAATGATTGCGAAAGATGGCAGAAAAAGGAAAATTACCAGTGCGAATACAGAAGGAATTTTTCGTATTATCCAGTCAATCCCGTCTCCAAAAGCCGAACCATTCAAGCGTTGGCTGGCAAAAGTGGGATATGAAAGAGTGCGGGAAATTGAAGATCCGGAATTGGCAACCAAGAGAACGAGGGCGCTTTATAAACTCAAAGGGTATTCTGAAAGTTGGATAGAAAAACGAATGCGCGGAATTGCCATTCGCGAAGAATTGACGGATGAATGGCAAAAATGCGGCGTAAAAGAGCAAAAAGAATATGAGATTTTGACCGCCGAGATTTCCAAAGCCACTTTCGGCATGACTCCGAGTGAATATAAAAAGCTGAAGGGGCTAAAAAGACAGAATTTACGCGACCACATGAATGATCTGGAATTGATTTTTAATATGCTTGGTGAGCGGGTGACAACAGAAATATCGCAACAAGAAAATCCGGATACTTTTGTAAAAAATAAAAAAGTGGCAAAAAGAGGCGGTGGTATTGCCGGAAATGCCCGCAAACAAACAGAAAGAGAATTGGGCAGGCCGATTATATCAAAAGAAAACTATTTGCAAAAACCAGAAGAAAAGAAAAGGTTGAAATAA
- a CDS encoding DUF1801 domain-containing protein, with protein MDEKVKQYIDKQKSPQKEIIMAVRRIFFKTLKNCGEKFGWGVIVLCGGKFYIAAMESRVHVGFSILGLDKEEIKFLEGGGKTMRHIKIPDLASIDEEKLKKLIKLVDKNAKCVEC; from the coding sequence ATGGATGAAAAAGTAAAACAATACATAGATAAACAAAAATCTCCGCAAAAAGAGATTATTATGGCTGTCCGAAGAATATTTTTTAAAACCTTGAAAAATTGCGGGGAAAAATTTGGTTGGGGTGTAATTGTCCTATGCGGGGGCAAGTTTTATATTGCGGCCATGGAAAGCAGGGTGCATGTCGGTTTTTCCATCCTTGGCTTAGACAAGGAAGAAATTAAATTTTTGGAAGGAGGGGGCAAAACAATGAGACATATTAAAATTCCGGATTTAGCCAGCATTGACGAAGAAAAATTAAAAAAATTAATTAAATTGGTCGATAAAAATGCCAAGTGTGTTGAGTGTTGA
- a CDS encoding AraC family transcriptional regulator: MNKFCGSCGMPLTKKEDFAQGDENSNFCLYCANADGSVKTCKEIFEGGVQFFLSQIGGDRKMAEKITRKNISGLPYWQNKDCPILQGEMATDEEFAEVMKKLG; encoded by the coding sequence ATGAATAAATTTTGTGGAAGCTGCGGAATGCCATTAACTAAAAAAGAAGATTTTGCGCAAGGAGACGAAAATTCAAATTTTTGCCTGTATTGCGCCAATGCGGACGGTAGCGTTAAAACTTGCAAAGAGATTTTTGAAGGCGGTGTTCAATTTTTTCTGAGTCAAATCGGCGGCGACCGAAAAATGGCGGAAAAAATTACCCGTAAAAATATAAGCGGATTGCCGTATTGGCAGAACAAAGATTGCCCGATTCTTCAGGGAGAAATGGCAACCGATGAAGAATTTGCCGAAGTAATGAAGAAATTGGGGTAA
- a CDS encoding cupin domain-containing protein produces the protein MKGFSINIEDAAKENENFRKVLYTGKFSQLVVMNLKPGEEIGAEVHETHDQFFRFEKGEGKVIIDDNEYAVEDDFAVIVPAGANHNVVNTGGEDLKLYTIYSPAEHREGVVHATKEEAVADDEHFDGVTTE, from the coding sequence ATGAAAGGTTTTTCAATCAATATAGAAGACGCGGCAAAAGAAAATGAAAATTTTCGCAAGGTGCTTTATACCGGCAAATTCAGCCAGCTGGTGGTGATGAACCTAAAACCCGGCGAAGAAATCGGCGCGGAGGTTCACGAAACGCATGATCAATTTTTTCGCTTTGAAAAAGGGGAAGGCAAGGTAATAATTGATGATAACGAATACGCGGTGGAAGATGATTTTGCCGTGATCGTGCCCGCGGGCGCCAATCACAATGTGGTCAACACCGGCGGTGAGGATTTGAAACTCTACACGATTTATTCTCCCGCCGAACATCGCGAAGGAGTGGTTCATGCCACCAAAGAAGAAGCGGTGGCCGACGATGAACACTTTGATGG